From Nocardioides daedukensis, the proteins below share one genomic window:
- a CDS encoding pirin family protein, with the protein MEIHRSGDRFATDAERRRTRHSFSFGSHYDPDNLRFGLLVCHNDDLVLPGGGYPDHPHSNLEIVTWVLSGALRHTDSKGHTGVVEPGRVQVMSAGSGVVHSETVDATSGPTRFIQTWVLPDEPGGETTYSSAAAEPAGQWLPVVSGSHPDAATRISANRATLYAALLAAGERVEVPETPLAHLFVTTGSAVFEGSALGEGDAVRLRAEGGTITAAAPTELLLWTFAG; encoded by the coding sequence GTGGAAATACACCGCTCCGGCGACCGCTTCGCCACCGACGCCGAGAGACGGCGTACCCGGCACTCCTTCTCGTTCGGCAGCCACTACGACCCCGACAACCTCCGCTTCGGGCTGTTGGTGTGCCACAACGACGACCTGGTCCTGCCCGGCGGCGGCTACCCCGACCACCCGCACAGCAACCTGGAGATCGTCACCTGGGTGCTCTCCGGGGCGCTGCGACACACCGATTCCAAGGGGCACACGGGCGTGGTCGAGCCAGGCCGGGTGCAGGTGATGTCGGCCGGCAGCGGGGTGGTCCACTCCGAGACCGTCGACGCCACGTCCGGCCCGACCCGGTTCATCCAGACCTGGGTGCTGCCCGACGAGCCGGGCGGCGAGACCACCTATTCGTCGGCGGCAGCGGAGCCGGCAGGCCAATGGTTGCCGGTGGTCTCGGGCTCGCACCCCGATGCCGCCACCCGGATCTCGGCGAACCGAGCAACGTTGTACGCCGCCCTGCTGGCTGCGGGCGAGCGGGTGGAGGTGCCCGAGACACCCCTCGCCCATCTCTTCGTGACCACCGGGTCGGCGGTCTTCGAGGGCAGCGCACTCGGCGAGGGCGACGCGGTCCGGCTGCGCGCCGAGGGCGGCACGATCACCGCAGCGGCGCCGACCGAGCTGCTGCTCTGGACGTTCGCCGGATGA
- a CDS encoding GH1 family beta-glucosidase gives MTAHEPAPQFPASFRFGASTASYQIEGGVDAGGRGPSIWDTFCAEPGRILDGSSGAQACDHYNRYPEDVALLKGLGADGYRFSIAWPRIQPLGSGRANGEGLGFYDRLLDELLEAGVEPMATLYHWDLPQALEDDGGWLNRDTADRFAEYATLCAMRFGDRIKQWIPVNEPNVVALMGYALGMHAPGKALMFDALPAAHHVLLAHGKAVQALRAVGAKQIGCANNHAPMWPENQTPEALAATQVFDDLWNNLFADPMLTGEYPTGFAEQMPAAKGGSVADDLALIGAPLDFYGVNYYNPFQVGAAPEGAEMPFEYRDIEGYPKTDFGWPVVPDGLREQLVHLRDRYPNLPPVVITESGCAYNMEPDASGVVDDQPRIDYLDSHLRAVADAMAEGVDVAGYYTWSLMDNFEWSEGYSQRFGLVHVDYDTQVRTPKRSYDWFRSVIAASRP, from the coding sequence GTGACCGCACACGAGCCTGCCCCTCAGTTTCCTGCGAGCTTCCGTTTCGGCGCCAGCACGGCGTCGTACCAGATCGAGGGGGGTGTGGACGCCGGCGGACGCGGCCCGAGCATCTGGGACACCTTCTGTGCCGAGCCCGGCCGGATCCTTGACGGTTCGTCGGGCGCGCAGGCGTGCGACCACTACAACAGGTATCCCGAGGACGTGGCCCTGCTGAAGGGGCTGGGTGCGGACGGCTATCGGTTCTCGATCGCCTGGCCGCGGATCCAGCCGCTCGGCTCGGGGCGGGCCAACGGTGAGGGGTTGGGCTTCTATGACCGGCTCCTCGACGAGCTGCTCGAGGCCGGCGTCGAGCCGATGGCGACGCTCTATCACTGGGACTTGCCGCAGGCTCTTGAGGACGATGGCGGCTGGTTGAACCGCGACACCGCGGACCGGTTCGCCGAATATGCGACCCTCTGCGCGATGCGGTTCGGGGACCGGATCAAGCAGTGGATCCCGGTCAACGAGCCCAACGTGGTCGCGCTGATGGGCTACGCGCTGGGGATGCACGCGCCCGGCAAGGCCCTGATGTTCGACGCGTTGCCCGCCGCGCACCACGTCCTGCTCGCGCACGGCAAGGCCGTCCAGGCCCTGCGCGCGGTCGGCGCCAAGCAGATCGGGTGTGCCAACAACCATGCTCCGATGTGGCCCGAGAACCAGACCCCCGAGGCGTTGGCGGCGACCCAGGTCTTCGACGACCTGTGGAACAACCTGTTCGCCGACCCGATGCTGACCGGTGAATATCCCACCGGTTTCGCCGAGCAGATGCCCGCTGCCAAGGGTGGTTCGGTCGCCGACGACCTGGCCCTGATCGGGGCGCCGCTCGACTTCTACGGGGTGAACTACTACAACCCGTTCCAGGTCGGTGCCGCCCCCGAGGGGGCCGAGATGCCGTTCGAGTATCGCGACATCGAGGGCTACCCGAAGACCGATTTCGGCTGGCCGGTGGTGCCGGACGGGTTGCGCGAGCAGCTCGTGCACCTGCGCGACCGCTATCCGAACCTGCCGCCGGTGGTGATCACCGAGTCCGGCTGTGCCTACAACATGGAGCCGGATGCCTCGGGTGTGGTCGACGACCAGCCCCGGATCGACTACCTGGACTCGCACCTGCGCGCGGTCGCCGATGCGATGGCCGAGGGTGTCGACGTGGCCGGCTATTACACGTGGTCGCTGATGGACAACTTCGAATGGTCGGAGGGCTATTCGCAGCGGTTCGGCCTGGTGCACGTCGACTACGACACCCAGGTGCGGACCCCGAAGCGGTCCTATGACTGGTTCCGCTCCGTGATCGCCGCCTCCCGCCCCTGA